A single window of Streptococcus cristatus ATCC 51100 DNA harbors:
- the cpsA gene encoding LCP family glycopolymer transferase CpsA — translation MYQRAKKSKKKNDRLKIVNSTLLGVYTLLAAFLIFTIFRYHFLAFRYVNILVTVLILAVAVLLGFLIFKGKAGKTTSAILIVALLVGSVSMYAVKGLVDLSAGVNSTSNYSEYEMSIVVPADSDVKNLKQLTNVLAPSGNDQDNVQALMKNISQTQGHELTVDTASSYLAAYKSLTSGEVKAMVLNSVFEDTIRGEDPDYASKIKKIYTYKISKKIDTAIGKQDPNAEVFNIYVSGIDTYGPISSVSRSDVNIIMTVNRKTKKVLLTTTPRDAYVPIADGGLNQPDKLTHAGIYGVDASVHTLENLYGIDLNYYVRLNFTSFLKLIDLLGGIDIENDQDFTSLHGNYHFPVGKVHLNSDQALGFVRERYSLNGGDNDRGKNQEKVIAAVIKKLTSTDALKNYNAILSGLQDSVQTDMSLETMMNLINTQLESGGNYNVTSQALTGTGNTGLPSHAMPEANLYMMEIDQNSLAAAKAAIQEVMEGK, via the coding sequence ATGTATCAGAGAGCAAAAAAGTCTAAAAAGAAAAACGATCGATTAAAAATAGTGAATAGCACCCTCTTGGGTGTTTATACTTTGTTAGCAGCCTTCTTGATTTTCACAATTTTCCGCTATCATTTTCTAGCTTTTCGATATGTGAATATCTTAGTGACAGTCCTCATCCTAGCAGTGGCAGTCCTATTAGGATTCCTGATTTTCAAGGGTAAGGCAGGAAAGACCACCAGTGCTATTCTAATAGTAGCCCTGCTTGTGGGGTCAGTGTCTATGTATGCTGTAAAGGGTTTAGTCGACTTGTCGGCTGGCGTTAATTCCACTTCTAACTACTCTGAGTATGAAATGAGTATCGTGGTGCCGGCAGATAGTGATGTTAAGAACCTCAAGCAGTTGACAAATGTCTTAGCACCATCAGGCAATGACCAAGACAATGTCCAAGCGCTGATGAAAAATATCAGTCAGACACAAGGGCATGAGCTAACAGTGGATACAGCATCTTCTTATCTCGCTGCCTATAAATCGTTAACTTCTGGTGAAGTCAAGGCTATGGTCTTGAATAGTGTCTTTGAAGATACGATTCGTGGCGAAGATCCTGACTATGCTTCTAAGATTAAAAAAATCTATACTTACAAGATAAGCAAGAAGATTGATACAGCTATTGGCAAGCAAGATCCAAATGCAGAAGTCTTTAATATCTATGTCAGTGGTATTGACACTTATGGACCGATTTCTTCTGTGTCACGCTCGGATGTCAACATTATCATGACAGTCAACCGTAAGACCAAGAAAGTCTTGTTGACAACGACACCACGCGATGCCTATGTTCCGATTGCGGATGGTGGCCTTAATCAGCCGGATAAGCTGACTCATGCGGGTATTTATGGCGTGGACGCTTCAGTTCATACCTTGGAAAATCTCTACGGCATTGATTTAAACTACTATGTCCGGCTAAATTTCACTTCCTTCCTCAAGTTGATTGATTTGCTGGGTGGGATTGATATTGAGAACGACCAAGACTTTACCAGCCTGCACGGTAATTACCATTTCCCTGTAGGTAAGGTCCATCTTAACTCTGACCAAGCTCTAGGCTTCGTCCGTGAGCGGTATTCTTTAAATGGTGGAGATAATGATCGTGGTAAGAACCAAGAAAAGGTTATTGCAGCGGTCATTAAGAAACTGACCTCGACAGATGCACTGAAGAATTACAATGCCATTCTTTCAGGACTGCAGGATTCTGTTCAGACCGATATGAGTTTGGAAACAATGATGAATCTGATCAATACTCAGTTGGAGTCAGGCGGAAATTATAACGTGACTTCTCAGGCCTTGACCGGAACTGGAAATACAGGTCTGCCTTCTCATGCGATGCCAGAAGCCAATCTCTACATGATGGAAATTGATCAAAATAGCTTGGCAGCAGCCAAAGCAGCGATCCAAGAAGTGATGGAAGGGAAGTAA
- a CDS encoding polysaccharide biosynthesis protein, with product MELTRSQKRIILMIADAVLIYFSGFVAYFFLSEYVLLSDLSFVQTLTMTVVLYFLIGIKTKLFSIINRYTDYKTLSTISLTLVGAYFVIFLVELALSLHTSYRFLLLSCMFSILFTMSIRLCWRMWFSFKNGTTYTEVEESKVSRTLVVGAGDGGSLFIKTALKESPELKIVAVVDSDTSKQGSFLHGVKVVGTDSQIPEIVANYEISQIVLAIPSLKPDEYERLFSLCKKTGAKVSAMPKYEEVVTGKLRVHKLREIDIADLLGRKEVRLDQTSLQSNIDGKTILVTGAGGSIGSELCRQIARFSPARLLLLGHGENSIYLIHKELLAQYGDKVEIVPLIADIQDRERIFHIMHEYQPDRVYHAAAHKHVPLMEYNPTEAVKNNIYGTKNVAEAAKAAGVAKFVMVSTDKAVNPPNVMGATKRVAEMIVTSLNEEGKTLFAAVRFGNVLGSRGSVVPLFKEQIANGGPITVTDFRMTRYFMTIPEASRLVIQAGALMHGGEIFVLDMGEPVKILDLAKKMITLSGHTEEEIQIVEAGIRPGEKLYEELLSTEERVDEQIYEKIFVGNVQALPNSEVTAFIDSISKLDGAELKAKLIKFAQQ from the coding sequence ATGGAATTAACACGATCACAAAAAAGAATTATTCTGATGATAGCAGATGCTGTTTTAATATATTTTAGTGGTTTTGTGGCATACTTCTTTTTATCTGAATATGTTTTGCTGTCAGATTTGAGTTTTGTACAAACCTTAACAATGACAGTAGTGCTCTATTTTTTAATTGGAATCAAAACGAAACTTTTTTCGATTATCAATCGTTACACGGACTATAAAACTCTCAGTACGATCAGTCTAACCTTGGTTGGTGCTTACTTTGTTATTTTCTTAGTAGAACTTGCGCTATCCTTGCATACAAGCTATCGTTTTTTATTGCTTAGTTGCATGTTCTCTATTTTGTTTACTATGTCCATTCGTCTTTGCTGGAGAATGTGGTTTAGTTTTAAAAACGGAACAACCTATACAGAGGTTGAAGAAAGCAAAGTAAGTAGAACGCTGGTGGTCGGAGCAGGGGATGGTGGAAGCCTATTTATTAAAACGGCTTTAAAAGAGTCACCTGAGTTAAAGATTGTTGCTGTTGTAGATAGTGATACAAGTAAGCAAGGCTCGTTTTTACATGGTGTCAAAGTTGTTGGTACGGATAGTCAAATCCCTGAAATTGTAGCAAATTATGAGATAAGTCAGATTGTCCTAGCAATTCCTTCTCTTAAACCAGATGAGTATGAACGGCTTTTTTCTCTTTGTAAAAAGACAGGTGCTAAAGTTAGTGCTATGCCAAAATATGAAGAAGTGGTTACCGGAAAGTTAAGAGTACATAAATTACGGGAAATTGATATTGCTGATTTATTGGGAAGAAAAGAAGTTAGGCTTGATCAAACGAGTTTGCAATCCAATATTGATGGTAAGACAATTTTGGTAACAGGAGCAGGAGGTTCAATTGGTTCAGAGCTTTGTCGTCAGATTGCTCGTTTTTCTCCTGCAAGATTACTACTTTTAGGTCATGGAGAAAATTCTATCTATTTAATTCATAAAGAATTACTTGCTCAATATGGAGATAAAGTCGAGATTGTGCCTCTTATCGCAGATATACAAGATCGAGAACGGATATTCCATATTATGCATGAGTATCAACCTGATCGTGTTTACCATGCGGCAGCTCATAAGCATGTCCCATTGATGGAATACAACCCAACTGAAGCAGTAAAAAACAATATTTATGGAACCAAAAATGTGGCTGAAGCTGCCAAAGCAGCTGGAGTTGCTAAATTTGTAATGGTTTCTACAGATAAGGCTGTGAATCCTCCAAACGTCATGGGAGCTACAAAACGTGTGGCTGAAATGATTGTTACAAGTTTGAATGAGGAAGGGAAGACCTTGTTTGCAGCGGTTCGCTTTGGGAATGTTTTAGGCAGTCGAGGTAGTGTAGTGCCTTTGTTCAAGGAGCAAATTGCGAACGGTGGTCCAATTACAGTCACAGATTTCCGAATGACACGGTATTTCATGACTATTCCTGAAGCAAGTCGTCTTGTTATTCAAGCGGGTGCGCTAATGCATGGTGGAGAAATTTTCGTGTTAGATATGGGTGAGCCAGTTAAAATTTTAGATTTAGCTAAAAAAATGATTACCTTAAGCGGTCACACGGAAGAGGAAATCCAAATTGTAGAAGCTGGAATTCGCCCAGGAGAGAAATTATATGAGGAATTGCTCTCTACTGAAGAGCGAGTTGACGAACAAATCTATGAAAAAATATTTGTAGGAAATGTTCAAGCTTTACCGAATTCAGAAGTAACAGCTTTCATTGATTCTATTTCTAAATTAGATGGAGCAGAATTGAAAGCTAAATTAATAAAATTTGCGCAACAGTAG
- a CDS encoding GNAT family N-acetyltransferase, which translates to MDLRRPTLEDKDAILEMIAEFDAAKSYMHGGMGSAWKQAKDYEDWLRIVEQQEDAANLPVGWVPAIKFLSFDETGLPLGFLALRLSLNDKLFVEGGHIGYSIRPSQRRKGLAKLQLELGLAEARKQGLERVLITCDEDNEASRRTILSAGGVYENTIDRSQRYWIDLEDDDEQSQTSRMEK; encoded by the coding sequence ATGGATCTAAGACGACCAACTTTGGAAGATAAAGACGCAATTTTAGAGATGATTGCTGAGTTCGATGCTGCAAAATCCTATATGCACGGTGGCATGGGCTCTGCTTGGAAGCAAGCAAAGGATTATGAGGATTGGTTGCGAATTGTAGAGCAGCAGGAGGATGCTGCCAACCTACCAGTAGGCTGGGTTCCTGCCATCAAATTTTTATCCTTTGATGAGACAGGCTTGCCTCTGGGCTTTTTAGCCCTGCGCTTGTCCTTGAATGACAAATTATTTGTGGAGGGTGGGCATATTGGCTATTCTATCCGGCCTAGTCAACGCAGAAAGGGTTTGGCTAAGTTGCAGCTAGAGCTAGGACTTGCAGAGGCTCGAAAGCAAGGACTGGAACGAGTGCTGATTACCTGCGATGAAGACAACGAAGCCAGCCGACGCACCATTCTCTCTGCTGGCGGTGTTTACGAAAATACAATCGACAGAAGTCAGCGCTACTGGATAGATTTGGAGGATGACGATGAACAATCCCAAACCTCAAGAATGGAAAAGTGA
- a CDS encoding CspC family polysaccharide chain length determinant protein produces the protein MNQENQMIEIDVLSLLKTIWKRKFLIILTALLTGILALGYSVFIAKPAYKSTTRIYVVNRQQGENPTLTNQDLQAGSYLVKDYKEIILSQDVLASVISELKLSGSPSDLASKVTVTVPTDTRIVSITVTHADPAEASRIANTLREVAAEKIIAVTKVSDVTTLEEAETPKTPSSPNIRRNTIIGVLAGGVLMVLVVVSVEILDDRVKKPEDIEETLGMTLLGVIPDMSKVG, from the coding sequence ATGAATCAAGAAAATCAAATGATCGAAATCGATGTGTTGTCTCTGTTGAAGACAATTTGGAAACGGAAATTTTTAATTATCTTAACTGCCTTATTGACAGGTATTTTAGCCCTAGGTTATAGCGTTTTTATTGCCAAGCCTGCTTATAAGAGTACGACGCGTATCTACGTTGTCAATCGTCAGCAGGGCGAAAATCCTACCTTGACAAACCAAGACTTGCAGGCCGGTTCTTATCTGGTAAAAGACTACAAGGAAATTATCCTGTCTCAAGACGTTTTGGCATCTGTCATTTCAGAATTGAAACTGTCAGGTTCGCCATCTGACTTGGCATCTAAGGTAACTGTGACCGTACCGACAGATACTCGGATTGTGTCAATCACGGTTACGCATGCAGATCCGGCAGAAGCAAGCCGTATTGCCAATACCTTACGTGAAGTTGCTGCTGAGAAAATCATCGCTGTTACCAAGGTATCCGACGTTACAACTCTGGAAGAAGCAGAAACACCGAAAACACCGTCTTCTCCAAACATTCGTCGCAATACTATCATTGGAGTGCTTGCGGGTGGTGTCTTGATGGTCCTTGTAGTAGTGAGCGTGGAAATCCTTGATGACCGTGTCAAGAAGCCAGAAGATATCGAAGAAACCCTAGGAATGACCCTGCTTGGTGTCATCCCAGATATGAGTAAGGTAGGTTAG
- a CDS encoding sugar transferase, whose amino-acid sequence MYKFIKRIFDIILSFCGMIVLSPLFLVLIIAIKLDSRGPVLFKQKRIGLHKKHFFILKFRTMRIDTPKDTPTHLLENPEQWITKVGKFMRKTSLDELPQIWNIFVGDMSIIGPRPALWNQYDLIEERDKYGANDVLPGLTGWAQINGRDELPIKRKAELDGYYVKNMSFALDCRCFFGTILSVLKSDGVVEGGTGQKKEG is encoded by the coding sequence ATGTATAAATTTATTAAACGCATTTTTGATATTATTTTATCCTTTTGCGGTATGATTGTACTATCACCTCTATTTCTTGTTCTGATTATAGCCATAAAGTTAGATTCAAGGGGACCAGTACTTTTTAAACAAAAACGTATAGGATTACACAAAAAACACTTTTTTATTTTAAAGTTTAGAACGATGCGGATTGACACACCTAAAGACACTCCCACTCATTTATTAGAAAATCCTGAACAATGGATTACGAAGGTTGGGAAATTCATGCGTAAAACATCTCTTGATGAATTGCCGCAAATTTGGAATATCTTTGTTGGAGACATGAGCATCATTGGCCCTCGGCCTGCCCTTTGGAATCAATATGATTTGATTGAGGAACGTGATAAATATGGTGCTAATGATGTGTTACCAGGATTAACTGGTTGGGCACAGATTAATGGTCGTGATGAACTACCAATCAAACGAAAAGCTGAACTTGATGGCTACTATGTAAAAAATATGTCCTTTGCTCTAGATTGTCGCTGTTTCTTTGGAACTATTCTAAGTGTTTTAAAAAGTGACGGTGTCGTTGAAGGAGGAACAGGACAGAAAAAGGAGGGATAG
- a CDS encoding GNAT family N-acetyltransferase, whose amino-acid sequence MKLRRPTLEDKDAILEMIAEFDAAKSYMHGGMGSTWKRAKDYEDWLRIVEQQEDTENLPAGWVPAIQFLSFDETGLPLGFLALRLSLNDKLFVEGGHIGYSIRPSQRRKGLAKLQLELGLAEARKQGLERVLITCDEDNEASRRTILSAGGVYENTIDRSQRYWIDIN is encoded by the coding sequence ATGAAGTTACGACGACCAACTTTGGAAGATAAAGATGCGATTTTAGAGATGATTGCGGAGTTCGATGCAGCAAAATCCTATATGCACGGTGGCATGGGCTCAACTTGGAAGCGAGCAAAGGATTATGAGGATTGGTTGCGAATTGTAGAGCAGCAGGAGGATACTGAGAATCTGCCAGCAGGTTGGGTTCCCGCCATCCAATTTTTATCCTTTGATGAGACTGGCTTGCCTCTGGGTTTTTTAGCTCTGCGCTTGTCTTTGAATGACAAATTATTTGTGGAGGGCGGGCATATTGGCTATTCTATCCGGCCTAGTCAACGCAGAAAGGGATTGGCTAAGTTGCAGCTAGAGCTCGGGCTAGCAGAGGCTCGCAAGCAAGGATTGGAACGAGTGCTGATTACCTGCGATGAAGACAACGAAGCCAGCCGACGCACCATTCTCTCTGCTGGCGGTGTTTACGAAAATACAATCGACAGAAGTCAGCGCTACTGGATTGATATCAATTAA
- the cps4B gene encoding capsular polysaccharide biosynthesis protein Cps4B, producing MIDIHSHIIFDVDDGPKTLEDSRRLLEESYRQGVRTIISTSHRRKGMFETPEEKIAANFKQVQDLAKQVADDLTVLYGAEIYYTSDILQKLDEGTFPSLGATKYVLIEFSMNTPYKDIHSALGNVIRLGMTPVVAHIERYHCLENDEDRVSELINMGCYMQVNSSNVLKPKLFGDRYKFMKKRVQFFLERDLVHFVASDMHNLDDRPPYMQKAYQIVAKKYGAERAEELFKTNQEILLSNEFI from the coding sequence ATGATTGATATTCACTCGCATATCATTTTTGATGTGGATGACGGTCCTAAGACACTAGAGGATAGCCGACGTCTGCTCGAAGAAAGCTATCGTCAGGGCGTTCGCACCATTATTTCTACTTCTCATCGCCGAAAGGGCATGTTTGAAACGCCTGAAGAAAAGATTGCAGCAAACTTCAAGCAAGTGCAGGACTTGGCCAAGCAAGTTGCTGACGACTTGACCGTGCTATATGGAGCGGAGATTTACTATACTAGTGATATTTTGCAAAAGCTAGACGAGGGAACATTTCCCAGTCTAGGTGCCACTAAGTATGTCTTAATCGAGTTTAGTATGAATACACCCTACAAGGATATTCATTCCGCCTTGGGCAATGTTATTCGCCTTGGAATGACTCCGGTAGTGGCACATATTGAGCGTTATCACTGTCTGGAAAATGACGAAGACAGGGTCAGCGAATTGATCAATATGGGCTGCTATATGCAGGTCAATAGTTCAAATGTTTTGAAGCCTAAGCTCTTTGGTGATCGTTATAAATTTATGAAAAAGCGTGTTCAGTTCTTTCTAGAACGGGACTTAGTTCATTTCGTTGCTAGCGACATGCACAATCTTGATGACAGACCACCTTATATGCAAAAGGCCTATCAGATTGTCGCGAAAAAATATGGTGCTGAGCGTGCGGAAGAACTCTTTAAGACAAACCAAGAAATCTTATTAAGTAACGAGTTTATTTAA
- a CDS encoding tyrosine-protein kinase, protein MPILELAKKKKLSISRVEEYYNALRTNIQLSGEDIKVIAVSSTFPGEGKTTTSTNLALTFAKAGHKTLLIDADIRNSKMLGGVFKSGEKVSGLTEYLARNTDLSQGLCETDEENLFVITSGQASPNPTALLQSERFTTMMSVLRRHYDYIIVDTPPIGMVVDATLIAKVCDASLLVVSTNEVKRKMVQKSKMQLEQSSTPFLGVVLNKYNVQADKYGFYGSYGHYGDNLSKE, encoded by the coding sequence ATGCCAATTCTAGAGTTAGCAAAAAAGAAAAAACTTTCTATTTCACGGGTAGAGGAGTATTACAATGCTCTTCGGACCAATATCCAACTTAGTGGTGAAGATATCAAGGTGATTGCTGTTAGTTCTACCTTCCCAGGTGAGGGAAAGACGACAACTTCAACCAATCTTGCCCTGACCTTTGCCAAGGCGGGTCATAAGACACTTTTGATTGATGCAGATATCCGAAATTCAAAAATGCTAGGTGGAGTCTTTAAGAGCGGTGAGAAGGTTTCTGGCTTGACAGAGTATCTTGCGAGAAATACAGACCTATCTCAAGGACTGTGTGAAACGGATGAGGAAAATCTCTTCGTCATCACCTCAGGACAAGCGTCACCTAATCCAACGGCTCTTCTCCAGAGTGAACGATTTACCACTATGATGAGCGTCTTGCGCCGTCATTACGACTATATTATTGTGGATACGCCGCCTATTGGTATGGTGGTAGACGCAACCTTGATTGCTAAAGTTTGCGATGCTAGCCTTTTAGTCGTATCGACAAATGAAGTCAAACGGAAAATGGTTCAGAAATCTAAAATGCAGTTGGAACAATCATCCACACCATTCCTTGGCGTGGTCTTAAATAAATACAATGTCCAAGCAGACAAATATGGTTTCTATGGTTCCTATGGACACTATGGGGATAATTTGAGTAAAGAATAG
- a CDS encoding GNAT family N-acetyltransferase — MELRRPKLEDKEKILEMLADFEAAGSRQDGFFGGADFVYEDWLETIQLAEAGLGLPQGFVPYIQLVSFAADGQAVGFLNLRLRLNDHLLQEGGHIGYSIRPSARGKGLAKEQLRQGLQVAKSKNIKRALVTCDSDNAASRAVILANGGALEDIRAGKERYWIDLD; from the coding sequence ATGGAGCTGAGACGACCGAAACTAGAAGACAAGGAAAAGATTTTAGAGATGCTGGCTGACTTTGAAGCAGCTGGTAGCCGACAGGACGGCTTCTTTGGAGGAGCGGATTTTGTTTATGAGGACTGGCTGGAGACCATTCAGCTAGCTGAGGCAGGTCTAGGCTTGCCGCAAGGTTTTGTGCCTTACATCCAACTGGTCTCTTTTGCTGCGGATGGTCAGGCTGTGGGCTTTCTCAATCTGCGCTTACGGCTCAATGACCATTTGCTCCAAGAAGGCGGGCATATCGGTTATAGTATCCGTCCCTCTGCGCGTGGGAAAGGATTGGCAAAAGAGCAGTTGCGACAAGGCTTGCAAGTAGCCAAAAGTAAAAATATCAAACGTGCTTTAGTGACTTGCGATAGTGACAATGCTGCCAGTCGAGCAGTGATTTTGGCTAATGGCGGAGCTTTAGAGGATATTCGAGCTGGTAAAGAGCGTTATTGGATTGATTTAGATTGA
- the nrdG gene encoding anaerobic ribonucleoside-triphosphate reductase activating protein produces MNNPKPQEWKSEELSKGRIIDYKAFNFVDGEGVRNSLYVSGCMFHCEGCYNAATWSFNAGIPYTQELEEQIMKDLAEPYVQGLTLLGGEPFLNTGILLPLVKRIRRELPDKDIWSWTGYTWEEMMLETEDKLELLSLIDILVDGRFDITKKNLMLQFRGSSNQRIIDVQKSLQSGQVVIWDKLNDGLQAYEQVDRDGLL; encoded by the coding sequence ATGAACAATCCCAAACCTCAAGAATGGAAAAGTGAGGAGCTGAGCAAGGGACGCATCATTGACTATAAGGCCTTTAACTTTGTGGATGGCGAAGGCGTCCGCAATTCCCTCTATGTCAGTGGCTGTATGTTTCACTGTGAGGGCTGCTATAATGCAGCAACTTGGTCCTTCAACGCTGGCATTCCTTATACCCAAGAGTTGGAGGAGCAGATTATGAAAGACTTGGCGGAGCCCTATGTGCAGGGGCTGACCCTCCTAGGCGGTGAGCCTTTTCTCAATACAGGCATCCTCCTGCCCTTGGTCAAGCGGATTCGGAGAGAGCTGCCGGACAAGGATATCTGGTCTTGGACGGGCTACACTTGGGAAGAGATGATGTTGGAAACGGAGGACAAGCTGGAGCTGCTGAGTCTGATTGACATCTTGGTGGACGGCCGTTTTGATATCACGAAGAAAAATCTCATGCTACAATTTCGTGGTTCTTCCAATCAGCGCATCATTGATGTGCAGAAGTCCCTTCAGTCTGGCCAGGTAGTCATCTGGGACAAGCTCAATGATGGTTTGCAGGCCTATGAGCAAGTGGATCGAGATGGCTTGTTATAA